In Coleofasciculus chthonoplastes PCC 7420, a single genomic region encodes these proteins:
- a CDS encoding Uma2 family endonuclease, protein MLTTTNRLTLEEYLKYDDGTDTCYELVNGELVPMSLGTGKHGAILKFLERTFDNQCAQIGQEWTALAGVVGVRSPRAGRWDTVRIPDVVVIPLEQWRNLQNREAVIELNEPPPLLVVEVVSESTKSTDYRAKRAEYSVLDIPEYWIVDPLNAKVTVLTLVEGWYDAVEFVGSDLIQSGIFPHLELTAEQLLGGNV, encoded by the coding sequence ATGCTGACAACCACCAACCGCCTGACTCTTGAAGAATACTTGAAGTATGACGACGGGACAGACACTTGCTATGAACTGGTTAATGGAGAGCTAGTCCCGATGAGCTTGGGTACTGGAAAACATGGAGCCATTTTAAAATTCTTGGAACGCACCTTTGATAACCAATGCGCTCAAATAGGACAAGAATGGACAGCCTTGGCTGGAGTTGTCGGTGTGCGTTCTCCCCGCGCCGGTCGATGGGATACCGTTCGTATTCCCGATGTCGTTGTGATTCCTCTAGAACAGTGGCGTAACCTGCAAAATCGTGAAGCCGTTATTGAATTAAATGAACCCCCACCTCTACTCGTTGTTGAAGTCGTCAGCGAATCGACGAAAAGCACCGACTATCGTGCCAAACGAGCCGAATATAGCGTTTTGGATATTCCTGAATATTGGATTGTTGATCCTCTAAATGCTAAAGTCACGGTTCTCACGTTAGTCGAAGGTTGGTATGACGCGGTGGAGTTTGTGGGCAGCGATTTGATTCAATCGGGGATATTTCCTCACCTCGAACTTACGGCTGAACAACTATTAGGTGGTAATGTTTAA
- a CDS encoding Uma2 family endonuclease — protein sequence MKITPKKMTLEEYLNYNDGTDTQYELINGELIVMPPESDLNQRIVMFLLSHFLQQGIPFYRLRIGAEIVVSGSRATTRLPDLMVLSEELATALEGASRSTIMIDMPPPQLVVEVVSPGRENADRDYRYKRSEYAARGIAEYWIVDPSASLRVNPIQQRVTVLEWVEGLYEERVFQGNQQIISPMLPDLDLTSERVINAGG from the coding sequence ATGAAAATCACACCTAAAAAAATGACGCTTGAGGAGTATCTTAATTATAACGACGGGACAGATACTCAGTATGAACTGATTAATGGTGAATTAATCGTTATGCCACCAGAAAGCGATTTAAATCAGCGCATTGTCATGTTTTTACTGAGCCATTTTCTCCAACAAGGAATTCCCTTCTATCGCTTGCGAATTGGGGCGGAAATTGTGGTGAGTGGTTCACGGGCAACAACGCGCTTACCCGATTTAATGGTACTTTCTGAGGAACTGGCAACAGCGTTAGAGGGGGCAAGTCGGTCTACAATAATGATTGATATGCCCCCGCCTCAGTTAGTGGTTGAGGTGGTATCACCGGGACGAGAAAATGCAGACCGAGATTATCGGTACAAACGTTCTGAATATGCAGCGCGGGGGATTGCCGAATATTGGATTGTTGACCCTTCGGCTTCGCTCAGGGTCAACCCAATACAACAACGGGTTACAGTGCTAGAGTGGGTAGAAGGGCTTTATGAGGAGAGGGTTTTTCAGGGTAATCAGCAGATTATTTCACCGATGCTACCGGATTTGGATTTAACGAGTGAAAGAGTGATTAATGCTGGAGGTTAA
- a CDS encoding vanadium-dependent haloperoxidase gives MKKIFSRRSLSRQVREEAAEIAFLRPHPEHLNNGEESAYRNAENELSYIANYSKGLPHNKLGEVDQKAYRLLLKALCSGNPGDFEAILRGCTHGKPELSESSSEEKKRLGCRRLINPQAALAFDLEGPDAQSVTIRPAPRIDGAENACEAIELYWMALLREVNFTDFRDNCDIEKAAEELSNCSDFRGPKEDGKVTPDVIFRGSTPGDVVGPFISQFLLKDIQYGTLTINQRQRTVVPNSDFMTDYKMWLAVQNGFDFSGQDKFDKVPRYIRNMRDLGNYVHFDALYQAYLNACLILLDMGAPFDRGNFYLTSENQNGFGTFGGPHILSLVTEVATRALKAVWYQKWFVHRRLRPEAFGGLIHNLMTGRAEYPIHPEILNSQALKAMFDKNGNYLLPQVFPEGSPTHPAYGAGHATVAGACVTMLKAWFDESYQIPKPMVPNEDGTQLVSYIPYSGPGTEVLTVGGELNKLAANISIGRNMAGVHWRTDYTESVKLGEAIAIGILQEQKLTYNEDSCFSLTKFDGTAITI, from the coding sequence ATGAAAAAAATCTTTTCCCGTCGCAGCTTATCTCGCCAAGTTCGTGAAGAAGCGGCTGAAATTGCCTTTTTGCGCCCCCATCCTGAGCATTTAAATAATGGTGAGGAGTCGGCGTATCGGAACGCTGAGAACGAACTCAGTTACATTGCCAACTATTCTAAAGGTTTACCCCATAACAAGTTGGGTGAAGTAGACCAAAAAGCTTATCGCCTTTTACTCAAAGCCTTGTGTAGTGGCAATCCTGGCGATTTTGAGGCAATACTACGGGGCTGTACTCACGGCAAACCAGAGTTATCCGAATCCAGTTCCGAGGAAAAGAAACGCCTAGGTTGTCGTCGATTAATCAATCCGCAAGCCGCGTTAGCCTTTGACTTAGAAGGACCCGATGCTCAGTCAGTAACGATTCGCCCTGCTCCCCGTATCGATGGGGCAGAAAATGCTTGTGAAGCCATCGAACTTTACTGGATGGCGCTATTGCGGGAAGTTAATTTTACTGACTTTCGCGATAACTGCGATATTGAAAAAGCCGCCGAAGAACTTTCAAACTGTTCGGATTTCCGGGGACCGAAAGAAGATGGTAAGGTGACACCGGATGTGATTTTCCGAGGATCTACGCCGGGAGATGTGGTTGGTCCTTTTATCTCGCAATTTCTGCTCAAAGATATCCAATATGGCACGCTGACAATTAACCAACGCCAACGAACGGTTGTTCCCAATAGCGACTTTATGACCGATTACAAAATGTGGTTGGCGGTGCAAAATGGTTTTGATTTCAGTGGTCAGGATAAATTTGACAAAGTGCCGCGCTATATTCGGAATATGCGGGATTTAGGCAATTATGTGCATTTTGATGCCCTCTATCAAGCTTATTTGAATGCTTGTTTGATTTTATTGGATATGGGCGCACCGTTTGATCGGGGAAATTTCTATCTCACGTCAGAGAATCAGAATGGGTTTGGTACGTTTGGTGGACCTCATATCCTCAGTTTAGTCACAGAAGTGGCGACGCGAGCCTTAAAAGCAGTTTGGTATCAAAAATGGTTTGTGCATCGGCGGCTGCGCCCTGAAGCCTTTGGTGGATTGATTCACAATCTTATGACGGGACGGGCGGAGTATCCAATTCATCCAGAGATTCTCAATTCTCAAGCACTTAAAGCGATGTTTGATAAGAATGGTAATTATCTGCTACCGCAAGTGTTTCCCGAAGGATCACCGACTCATCCGGCTTACGGTGCGGGACATGCAACAGTGGCGGGGGCTTGTGTGACGATGTTAAAGGCGTGGTTTGATGAGTCTTATCAGATACCCAAGCCAATGGTGCCGAATGAAGATGGGACGCAGTTGGTGTCTTACATTCCCTATAGTGGACCCGGTACAGAGGTTCTCACCGTAGGCGGAGAATTGAATAAGCTAGCGGCAAATATTTCCATTGGTCGCAACATGGCAGGTGTACACTGGCGGACAGACTACACCGAATCGGTAAAATTAGGGGAAGCGATCGCGATCGGGATTTTGCAGGAGCAAAAGCTGACCTATAACGAAGATAGCTGTTTCTCGCTGACTAAGTTTGATGGTACAGCAATCACCATCTAA
- a CDS encoding UPF0175 family protein, which translates to MSHKLTISYPETFPDALQQTKEQFEQEAKWAMAVKLFEMKRLSSGMAAALVGIDRVSFLLSLHRYGVPMIDLTEAELLSDLENA; encoded by the coding sequence ATGTCACACAAACTCACAATTAGCTACCCAGAAACCTTTCCTGATGCCCTGCAACAAACTAAAGAACAGTTTGAACAAGAGGCAAAATGGGCAATGGCAGTCAAACTCTTTGAAATGAAACGCTTATCGTCCGGCATGGCTGCTGCATTAGTTGGCATCGATAGAGTCTCATTCCTGCTTTCTTTACATCGGTATGGTGTGCCGATGATTGACCTCACCGAAGCCGAATTATTATCAGATTTAGAAAATGCCTGA
- a CDS encoding beta-propeller domain-containing protein, with protein sequence MGELKQKLATMSPEKRLYTLETLPTHFGEAGQFQRLYRLLTDFDFIEAKLDALDVQALIQDYEFVGNFTPSPFSEKPGDELPTPAKTLTLIEETIRLSAHILAADKNQLAAQLWGRLMAFELPEIQALLAQAKPQNQPWLRPLTSSLMPPGTPLRRTLTGHSGVVNAVAVTPDSKWVISGAEDYTLKVWELETGRELFSLNGHTGIVKSVTITPDGKWVISGSVDKTLKIWDLETKKELFTLKGHTMSVDTVTVTPDGKCVISGSNDKTLKVWNLETEEEAFTLIGHTDRVAALAVTPDSKRVISASGDNTLKIWNLATGKELLTLNGHTKWVESVAVTPDGKRIISGSHDETIKIWDLETAREVLTIRGHNDSVESVAVTPDGKRLIASSRIIIKVWDLETGKELLPLIGHSDWVGTVAVTPDGKQVISGSYDETIKIWSLESGREFFPLKGHTDSINDLAVTPDSKHAISASEDNTLKVWNLETSESIFTLKGHTDPVKALAVTPDGKQVISGSWDKTIRVWNLKRGKEVFCLKGSNRSVESLVVTPNSKNIISASYDGVIRVWSLKARKQIFILKSQTRLIYPVAVTPDGKGLITGLVANNIKTWTIKKVGNFKTAKELFTLEGHTGSVEYLVVTPDSKQLISASWDNSIKIWNLESGEELFTLEGHTEFVNAVAVTPDGKQIISVSNDKTLKVWDLETRKIVASFKGDGELLACAVAPDGVTIVAGEASGRVHFLRLENSSGFG encoded by the coding sequence ATGGGTGAATTAAAACAAAAACTCGCAACAATGTCACCAGAAAAGCGACTCTATACCTTAGAAACCCTACCGACTCATTTTGGCGAAGCCGGACAGTTTCAGCGATTATATCGTTTGCTAACTGATTTTGATTTTATCGAGGCTAAATTAGATGCATTGGATGTGCAGGCGCTGATTCAGGATTATGAATTCGTCGGCAATTTTACTCCCTCTCCTTTCTCGGAAAAGCCAGGAGACGAACTCCCCACCCCAGCCAAAACCCTTACCTTAATTGAGGAAACAATTCGGTTATCAGCGCATATCTTAGCCGCCGACAAAAACCAACTAGCCGCACAATTGTGGGGGCGGTTAATGGCGTTTGAATTGCCAGAGATTCAGGCACTATTGGCACAAGCTAAACCACAGAACCAGCCCTGGTTACGTCCTTTAACCTCTAGCTTAATGCCGCCAGGTACACCATTACGGCGTACTCTCACTGGTCATAGCGGAGTGGTAAATGCTGTGGCAGTGACACCAGATAGCAAGTGGGTAATTTCTGGTGCTGAGGATTACACTCTCAAAGTATGGGAGCTAGAAACGGGAAGGGAGCTTTTCAGTCTCAATGGTCATACAGGGATAGTCAAATCTGTGACAATAACACCGGATGGCAAGTGGGTAATTTCTGGTTCAGTGGATAAAACTCTCAAGATATGGGATTTGGAAACTAAAAAGGAACTTTTTACCCTAAAAGGTCATACTATGTCGGTAGACACTGTAACGGTGACACCAGATGGCAAGTGCGTTATTTCTGGCTCAAATGATAAGACTCTTAAAGTCTGGAATCTGGAAACTGAAGAGGAAGCTTTCACCCTAATAGGTCATACAGACAGGGTAGCAGCTTTAGCCGTGACACCAGATAGTAAGCGGGTGATTTCTGCATCAGGTGACAACACGCTAAAAATATGGAATCTGGCAACGGGCAAAGAATTATTAACACTCAATGGTCATACAAAATGGGTTGAATCTGTAGCCGTGACACCAGATGGGAAGCGGATAATTTCTGGTTCGCATGACGAAACTATCAAAATTTGGGATCTAGAAACAGCAAGAGAAGTCCTTACTATCAGAGGTCATAACGATTCAGTAGAATCCGTGGCAGTGACTCCTGATGGTAAGCGATTGATTGCTAGTTCACGTATCATTATCAAAGTCTGGGATTTAGAGACAGGAAAAGAGCTTTTACCGCTCATCGGTCATAGCGACTGGGTAGGAACTGTAGCAGTAACACCCGATGGTAAGCAGGTGATTTCTGGTTCATATGACGAAACTATTAAAATTTGGAGTCTTGAATCAGGACGAGAATTTTTTCCTTTAAAAGGTCATACTGATTCGATAAATGATTTGGCAGTGACACCAGACAGTAAACACGCGATTTCGGCTTCAGAAGACAACACTCTCAAGGTCTGGAATTTAGAAACATCAGAATCGATTTTCACCCTAAAAGGTCATACTGATCCGGTAAAGGCTTTGGCAGTAACACCAGACGGTAAACAAGTGATCTCTGGTTCATGGGACAAAACAATTCGAGTGTGGAATCTAAAAAGGGGAAAGGAAGTGTTCTGTCTAAAAGGATCTAATCGTTCAGTAGAATCTTTAGTGGTGACTCCGAATAGTAAAAATATAATTTCTGCTTCCTATGATGGAGTTATTCGCGTCTGGAGTCTGAAAGCTAGAAAACAAATATTTATCCTGAAAAGTCAAACAAGATTAATATATCCTGTAGCAGTGACACCAGACGGCAAAGGGTTAATTACTGGGTTAGTTGCCAATAACATTAAAACTTGGACTATTAAAAAAGTCGGAAATTTCAAAACAGCAAAGGAGCTTTTCACCCTAGAAGGACATACTGGTTCAGTAGAATATTTGGTAGTAACACCAGACAGCAAACAACTGATTTCCGCTTCCTGGGATAACAGTATCAAAATCTGGAATTTGGAAAGTGGAGAAGAACTTTTCACTCTAGAAGGTCATACCGAATTTGTAAATGCTGTGGCAGTCACACCGGATGGCAAACAGATAATTTCTGTTTCAAATGATAAAACGCTCAAAGTCTGGGATTTGGAGACTAGGAAGATTGTTGCCAGTTTTAAGGGAGATGGTGAGTTACTTGCTTGTGCTGTTGCACCTGATGGAGTAACGATTGTTGCAGGTGAGGCATCAGGACGGGTGCATTTTCTGCGGTTAGAAAATAGCAGCGGATTTGGTTAG
- a CDS encoding ATP-binding protein: MEPITWGWILAAALSGIVGNKADVGLDTLGKGLKGMINRLKPGDAPMHQEIQMAVGRAFLLAQQSLVEDCRRELIGENKSIWDCPPQYKNEITWLNQKLKRLKADLQKLEKGEFGELAVTPVADIDSLLTPDGALVGDTLGVVRQQLMVVLQQENAIALYQTKAVTPQVGLFERMCAYFAVEMQQNRVLREMIQGQLLTQINANLKHQQVTVEDIEASLTAIGQNMGEIKGWLKRIHNQLSGHPAVPLQFQSLIAEKTEGFVGREFVFRAIQDFLQQQPNGYFIIEADPGVGKSAILAEYVRQTGCVAYFNVRSQGINRADDFLKSVCRQLIERYQLPYDLPLHPENTRDGNFLARLLTEIAPHHSPVVIAVDALDEVEMKSQTDGANVLYLPQSLPNGVYFILTKRQTYVPLTVNKPYLFNLMEYGAESLQDVQRYINQQVQKKPSLQQWLENQGQDIATFITTLAQKSDRNFMYLRYVLEDIESGAYQDLNLANLPEGLQQYYYQHWQRMGMTAKPLPRTKIKIVYVLAEARKPVSSLLISQFAGEDALTVQEVLDEWDQFLREEQIEGQTRYSIYHASFQDFLHRQDIVQAAGITIRDINALIADNLAEELGL; the protein is encoded by the coding sequence ATGGAACCAATTACCTGGGGATGGATTTTAGCCGCCGCTTTATCGGGGATTGTCGGAAATAAGGCGGATGTAGGGTTGGATACCTTGGGTAAGGGGTTGAAAGGGATGATAAATCGCCTCAAACCTGGAGATGCGCCAATGCATCAGGAGATACAAATGGCGGTGGGGCGGGCGTTTTTGTTGGCGCAGCAAAGTTTGGTGGAAGACTGTCGGCGTGAATTGATTGGTGAGAATAAAAGTATTTGGGATTGTCCACCTCAATACAAAAATGAGATAACTTGGCTAAACCAAAAGTTAAAACGGCTAAAGGCGGATTTACAGAAGCTGGAAAAAGGGGAATTTGGCGAATTAGCGGTGACACCTGTGGCTGATATTGACTCCCTGTTAACCCCAGATGGGGCGTTGGTTGGGGATACACTTGGGGTGGTGCGTCAACAATTGATGGTAGTCTTACAGCAGGAGAATGCGATCGCACTTTACCAAACCAAGGCTGTAACTCCCCAGGTAGGCTTGTTTGAACGGATGTGTGCCTATTTTGCAGTGGAGATGCAGCAGAATCGGGTATTGCGGGAGATGATTCAGGGACAATTACTGACTCAGATTAACGCCAATTTGAAACACCAGCAGGTGACGGTAGAGGATATCGAAGCATCCCTGACAGCGATTGGACAAAACATGGGCGAAATTAAAGGCTGGTTAAAACGTATCCATAACCAGTTATCAGGACATCCGGCGGTTCCGCTTCAGTTTCAATCCCTGATTGCGGAGAAGACAGAGGGATTTGTTGGGCGCGAGTTTGTGTTTCGGGCAATTCAGGACTTCTTGCAACAACAGCCCAATGGTTATTTTATTATTGAAGCTGATCCTGGTGTGGGCAAAAGTGCCATATTAGCCGAATATGTGCGACAGACCGGATGTGTGGCATACTTTAATGTGCGATCGCAAGGCATTAATCGCGCTGATGATTTTCTCAAGAGTGTTTGCCGTCAGTTAATTGAACGCTATCAGTTACCTTATGATTTGCCTTTACATCCAGAGAATACCCGCGATGGCAATTTCTTAGCGCGACTCTTAACCGAAATTGCCCCTCATCATTCCCCAGTCGTGATTGCGGTGGATGCGTTGGATGAGGTGGAGATGAAGAGTCAGACGGATGGGGCGAATGTTCTCTATCTTCCCCAGTCTTTACCCAATGGCGTTTATTTTATCTTGACAAAACGCCAAACGTATGTTCCGTTAACGGTGAATAAGCCCTACCTGTTTAATTTAATGGAGTATGGGGCAGAAAGTTTACAAGACGTACAGCGTTATATTAACCAACAGGTTCAGAAAAAGCCCTCATTACAACAGTGGCTAGAGAATCAGGGACAAGACATAGCCACCTTTATCACCACTCTGGCACAAAAGAGCGATCGCAACTTCATGTATTTGCGATATGTCTTAGAAGATATCGAGTCTGGCGCGTATCAGGATTTAAATCTTGCCAACTTACCCGAAGGTTTACAGCAATATTATTACCAGCATTGGCAACGCATGGGAATGACAGCGAAACCCTTACCGCGAACCAAGATTAAAATCGTCTATGTTTTAGCAGAAGCCCGGAAACCTGTATCATCGTTACTGATTTCCCAATTTGCGGGAGAAGATGCGTTAACGGTGCAGGAAGTCTTGGATGAATGGGATCAATTTTTGCGGGAGGAACAGATTGAAGGACAAACCCGTTATAGTATTTATCATGCCAGTTTCCAGGATTTTCTCCATCGTCAGGATATTGTCCAAGCGGCGGGGATAACCATTCGAGATATTAATGCCTTGATTGCCGATAATTTAGCCGAGGAATTGGGGTTGTAA